The Pseudoalteromonas aliena SW19 nucleotide sequence TAAGCGGACATTAAATACTTTGCCTTGTTCTTCAAATAATGCACGAACAACACCTTCGTTTGCGCGATAAGGGAGGTTACCAACATAAAGAGTCTTAGTTTTCACTTCAACTTCTTCAGCGCCTTCAGATGACATTGCTGCGATAACAATTCCACCTATTAATAAACCAGCACCAAATAATAGTGCAGGGTCTAAGGCTAAGCTGCCAAAAACAAATTTAACGACAACAAAACCAACTACGGCAAGGATAACAGAAAATATAAAAGACTTTTGATCGGGTAATTTCATTTTAGATCTACCAATAAACAGGAAATAAACATTAATTTAACATTGTGAACTTGCTATCTTAACGTCTTAATCAAACATAGCAATGGTATTTGTGTTAAATAATAAA carries:
- a CDS encoding RNA recognition motif domain-containing protein produces the protein MKLPDQKSFIFSVILAVVGFVVVKFVFGSLALDPALLFGAGLLIGGIVIAAMSSEGAEEVEVKTKTLYVGNLPYRANEGVVRALFEEQGKVFNVRLLKDKNTGKRRGFGFVEMAQADADNAITKLNDSEFQQRTLKVREAKQKQDEDANSIRPELDQSV